The Polaribacter tangerinus genome has a segment encoding these proteins:
- the hisS gene encoding histidine--tRNA ligase, which yields MKPSIPKGTRDFSPVEVTNRNYIINTIKKAFEIFGFQPIETPSFENSSTLMGKYGEEGDRLIFKILNSGDYLKKAESKLLSEKNSTKLISQISEKALKYDLTVPFARYVVQHQNEITFPFKRYQIQPVWRADRPQKGRFREFFQCDADVVGSTSLWQEVTFVQLYDTVFSDLQLNNTTIKINNRKILSGIAEVIGAKNKLIDFTVALDKLDKIGKEGVVKEMLSKGITEEAINKVAPLFDFSGTNSEKLLSLKNMLASSNEGLKGVEELQFVVNTIQEIGLKSANLEVDVTLARGLNYYTGAIFEVSAPKEVSMGSIGGGGRYDDLTGIFGLKDVSGVGISFGLDRIYLVLEELGLFKSVDLPKPKVLFLNFDDSASLTIMKTIKMLRENGVKSEFYPDLAESNKQQKKQWKYVSNRAIEFVVSKLENSRFTLKNMSTGEQFECTSDELLLQLK from the coding sequence ATGAAGCCAAGTATTCCAAAGGGAACAAGAGATTTTTCTCCTGTAGAAGTTACTAACAGAAATTACATAATTAACACCATTAAAAAAGCATTTGAAATTTTTGGTTTCCAGCCAATAGAAACACCAAGTTTCGAAAATTCATCAACTTTAATGGGAAAGTACGGAGAGGAAGGAGATCGATTGATTTTTAAAATATTAAACTCGGGAGATTATTTAAAAAAGGCAGAATCTAAACTGTTGTCAGAAAAAAATAGTACAAAATTAATTTCTCAAATATCAGAAAAAGCTCTAAAATACGACCTTACCGTTCCTTTTGCACGATATGTAGTTCAGCATCAAAATGAAATAACTTTTCCATTTAAAAGATATCAAATTCAGCCAGTTTGGAGAGCAGACAGACCACAAAAAGGTAGATTTAGAGAGTTTTTTCAATGTGATGCAGATGTTGTAGGAAGTACTTCTTTGTGGCAAGAAGTTACTTTTGTTCAATTGTATGATACCGTTTTTTCAGACCTACAATTAAATAACACAACCATTAAAATTAATAACAGAAAAATACTATCAGGTATTGCAGAAGTTATTGGTGCAAAAAACAAGTTAATTGATTTTACTGTAGCTTTAGATAAACTAGATAAAATTGGTAAAGAAGGTGTTGTAAAAGAAATGCTTTCTAAAGGTATTACTGAAGAGGCCATAAATAAAGTTGCGCCGTTATTCGACTTTTCTGGTACTAATTCAGAAAAACTATTGTCATTAAAAAATATGTTAGCATCTTCTAACGAAGGATTAAAAGGAGTAGAGGAGTTGCAATTTGTTGTAAATACTATTCAAGAGATTGGTTTAAAATCTGCAAATTTAGAGGTAGATGTTACCTTAGCAAGAGGCTTAAATTATTACACAGGAGCTATTTTTGAAGTTTCTGCTCCTAAAGAGGTAAGTATGGGTTCTATTGGTGGTGGTGGAAGATATGATGATTTAACTGGAATTTTCGGACTTAAAGATGTTTCAGGAGTAGGTATTTCCTTTGGTTTAGATAGAATTTATTTGGTATTAGAAGAATTAGGCTTATTTAAGTCGGTAGATTTACCAAAGCCGAAAGTGTTATTTTTAAATTTCGATGATTCAGCATCTCTCACTATAATGAAAACAATTAAAATGCTTCGAGAAAATGGTGTAAAATCAGAATTTTATCCAGATTTGGCAGAAAGTAATAAGCAACAAAAAAAGCAATGGAAATATGTAAGTAATAGAGCCATAGAATTTGTAGTTTCTAAATTAGAAAACAGCCGTTTTACTTTAAAAAATATGAGTACAGGAGAACAGTTCGAATGTACATCAGATGAATTGCTACTTCAATTAAAGTAG